From a single Bacillus pseudomycoides DSM 12442 genomic region:
- a CDS encoding GNAT family N-acetyltransferase: protein MEIRKAHLDDVHDLTSLMGHLGYPTTIGKMKVRLQNIFSHPDYYTLVAEENERVIGMIGLCTGILYTEDGIYTRIIALVVDEEFRNQGIGKSLIEAAEKWAMEQGIDSICLNSGNREERHHAHQFYKCMGYVEKSTGFVKRFV, encoded by the coding sequence ATGGAAATCAGAAAGGCACATTTAGATGATGTACATGATTTAACTTCATTAATGGGACACCTTGGCTATCCAACAACTATAGGAAAAATGAAAGTAAGACTTCAAAATATTTTTTCTCACCCAGATTACTATACGTTGGTAGCAGAAGAAAATGAGCGTGTTATTGGAATGATTGGCTTATGTACAGGCATACTTTACACTGAAGATGGAATATACACTCGCATTATTGCATTAGTAGTAGATGAAGAGTTTCGAAATCAAGGAATAGGAAAAAGTTTAATAGAAGCAGCAGAGAAATGGGCGATGGAACAAGGGATAGATTCGATTTGCTTAAATAGTGGGAATCGTGAGGAAAGACACCATGCGCACCAATTTTATAAATGTATGGGATATGTTGAAAAAAGTACAGGGTTTGTAAAACGTTTTGTGTAA
- a CDS encoding DUF2809 domain-containing protein — MSYKRNRLLYAILTIIVVILGLASRKFAYALPNLLNAYLGDALWALMIFIGFGFLFHKMKIKKIAFLSLLFCYGIEISQLYHADWIDNIRATTLGGLVLGYGFLWSDLLAYTIGVGTGMLCELMFRKV; from the coding sequence ATGAGTTATAAACGAAATAGGTTGCTGTATGCAATCTTGACAATAATAGTAGTTATTTTAGGATTGGCATCAAGGAAATTTGCTTATGCTTTACCTAATCTATTAAATGCATATTTAGGGGATGCACTTTGGGCTCTCATGATTTTTATTGGATTTGGATTCCTTTTTCATAAAATGAAGATTAAAAAGATCGCGTTTTTAAGTTTACTATTTTGTTATGGTATTGAAATCAGTCAATTATATCATGCGGATTGGATAGATAATATTCGTGCAACGACTTTAGGGGGACTTGTATTAGGGTATGGTTTTTTGTGGAGTGATTTATTAGCTTATACAATTGGAGTTGGAACGGGTATGCTGTGTGAATTAATGTTTCGAAAAGTATAA